The following are from one region of the Chanos chanos chromosome 10, fChaCha1.1, whole genome shotgun sequence genome:
- the scrn3 gene encoding secernin-3, translating into MYPSSCDTFVALPPSTKGQHVVFGKNSDRPCDEVQEVVYFPAKDYSAGEKVECTYIEIEQALHTYAVVLSRPAWLWGAEMGANEHQVCIGNEAVWGRMSVDGEEALLGMDLVRLGLERADSARDALDVIVELLERYGQGGNCMEDTCGFTYHNSFLISDRTEAWVLETAGKYWAAERVTSGHRNISNQYSITTQIDKEHPQMREYAKTQGWWDGQAPFSFAEVYSFMTTARIEDSNSRYCQGQKLLKKSDGHITAESMMGILRDKESGINMEGMFMTTGSMVSVVPLDPSLPGVHYFTATPDPDRSVFKPFVFVMDISQLKHTCSPCYGENDPVKKKPRFQSKPDRKHPLFTKHSVAAAIIDSTRERGEKIVTRMRQLEKEKMEKMERYLSKGVEDSTELVHLFSDTTKEELEIYSRV; encoded by the exons ATGTATCCGTCGTCCTGCGACACGTTCGTTGCACTGCCTCCGTCCACGAAAGGCCAGCATGTGGTTTTCGGGAAGAATTCTGACAGACCGTGTGATGAAGTGCAGGAGGTTGTCTACTTCCCCGCGAAAGACTACAGCGCAGGGGAGAAAGTGGAG TGCACATACATTGAGATTGAACAGGCACTTCATACCTACGCCGTGGTCTTGAGCAGACCAGCTTGGCTGTGGGGCGCGGAGATGGGAGCGAACGAGCATCAGGTCTGCATCGGGAACGAGGCGGTGTGGGGCAGGATGAGTGTGGATGGCGAGGAGGCGCTGCTGGGCATGGATCTAGTCAG GCTTGGGCTGGAGAGAGCTGACTCGGCCCGGGACGCCCTGGATGTGATTGTGGAGCTGTTGGAGAGATACGGACAAGGTGGGAACTGCATGGAGGACACGTGTGGCTTCACCTATCACAACAGCTTCCTCATCTCAGACAGGACCGAGGCCTGGGTACTGGAGACAGCTGGGAAATACTGGGCTGCTGAAAGAGTAACCA GTGGACATAGGAACATATCCAATCAGTACTCCATCACAACCCAGATTGATAAGGAACACCCACAGATGAGAGAGTACGCCAAGACCCAGGGCTGGTGGGATGGACAGGCTCCGTTCAGCTTTGCCGAGGTCTACTCTTTCATGACCACTGCCAGAATAGAAGACTCTAACAGCCGCTACTGCCAGGGACAAAAACTCCTGAAGAAAAGTGACG GTCACATCACAGCAGAGAGCATGATGGGCATTCTGAGAGATAAGGAGAGTGGCATTAACATGGAGGGCATGTTTATGACCACTGGCAGCATGGTGTCAGTCGTTCCTCTGGATCCGTCTTTACCTGGAGTGCACTACTTCACCGCCACGCCCGACCCAGACAG gtCTGTTTTCAAgccctttgtgtttgtgatggacATAAGCCAGCTGAAGCACACGTGTTCGCCCTGTTACGGGGAAAACGACCCGGTGAAGAAGAAGCCGCGTTTCCAGAGCAAGCCGGACCGCAAACACCCGCTCTTCACGAAGCACAGCGTGGCAGCCGCCATCATCGACAGCACCAGG gagagaggagagaagattGTGACGAGAATGCGGCagttggagaaagagaagatggagaagatggagagatatCTGAGTAAAGGTGTGGAGGACAGCACTGAGCTGGTTCATCTGTTTTCAGACACCACGAAGGAGGAACTTGAGATTTACAGCCGTGTCTGA